A stretch of Colletotrichum lupini chromosome 2, complete sequence DNA encodes these proteins:
- a CDS encoding WW domain-containing protein codes for MASDSPQAASPRKAEPEQSTPADDASDLKQEPTENENDSKSTSPKGDNDDNSKRDSSSPESGEASSIGSPAPADARDDNPTSSTDAPPLPNEAPPLPAGAPPATQDDGWDFQWDPTAQAYYFYNRITGASQWDNPRIPTAGGATPAAAPGAPGTTASASATLSGPPPLPKNDAPPAGGYNPAIHGDYDPNAWYAKGSAADEDETAQTSASAINGGEYGAMAQFNRFTGQFQTLDDGPDRHTDEAKSRRQMNAFFDVDAAANSHNGRSLKAERSGKKPSKSELKQFKEKRRAKKEEKRRAWLRD; via the coding sequence ATGGCGTCAGACTCTCCCCAAGCCGCCTCCCCGCGCAAGGCTGAGCCGGAACAAAGCACACCGGCCGATGATGCCTCCGACCTCAAGCAAGAGCCCACCGAGAACGAGAACGACTCGAAATCGACTTCACCCAAGGGCGATAACGACGACAACTCAAAACGAGACTCGAGCTCCCCAGAGTCCGGCGAGGCCAGCTCAATTGGCTCTCCCGCTCCTGCCGATGCTCGCGACGACAATCCTACCTCTTCCACCGATGCGCCACCCCTCCCCAACGAGGCGCCACCCCTACCCGCCGGAGCTCCTCCAGCGACACAGGACGACGGCTGGGACTTCCAGTGGGATCCGACAGCCCAGGCGTACTACTTCTACAACCGCATCACGGGCGCGTCGCAATGGGACAACCCTCGCATACCTACAGCCGGCGGCGCAacaccagcagcagcaccaggAGCACCAGGCACAaccgcctccgcctccgcGACTCTCTCAGGCCCTCCTCCCCTCCCAAAGAACGACGCTCCCCCGGCCGGCGGCTACAACCCAGCCATCCACGGCGACTACGACCCGAACGCGTGGTACGCAAAGGGTAGCGCAGCCGACGAGGACGAAACGGCCCAGACGTCCGCCTCTGCGATCAACGGCGGCGAGTACGGCGCGATGGCGCAATTCAACCGCTTCACCGGCCAGTTCCAGACGCTGGACGACGGCCCCGACCGCCACACGGACGAGGCCAAGAGCCGGCGACAGATGAATGCCTTTTTCGACGTCGATGCCGCGGCCAACTCCCACAACGGAAGGAGTCTCAAGGCGGAGCGGAGCGGCAAGAAGCCCAGCAAGTCTGAGCTCAAGCAGTTCAAGGAGAAGCGAAGggccaagaaggaggagaagcgGAGGGCTTGGCTGCGGGATTGA